A window of Calonectris borealis chromosome 3, bCalBor7.hap1.2, whole genome shotgun sequence contains these coding sequences:
- the LOC142080399 gene encoding amine sulfotransferase-like — MEPSKEYLFKYKGFYFGVNTSLEYVASLEDFEIKDSDIFITTYPKSGTVWTQNILSLIIHEGHRNGTENVETMDRIPWLEYKIKIKDYAELPLPRVFATHLPYYLVPRDLRNKRGRIIYVTRNPKDVMVSYYHFSKFISTLEEVPDFNLFMERFLAGKVLASSWLDHVAGWYSHAEDFNILFLTYEEMKKDLRSAVLKICDFLDKKLSEEELDSVVRQATFENMRKDPRANYENLPDDIIAKDKGSFLRKGTIGDWKNIMTVAQSERFDKVLKEKMKILPIKFIWDINDEM; from the exons ATGGAACCATCAAAAGAATATCTATTCAAATACAAAGGGTTTTATTTTGGTGTAAATACTTCACTTGAGTACGTAGCTTCCCTGGAGGATTTTGAAATCAAAGATAGTGACATATTTATAACTACTTACCCAAAATCAG GAACTGTGTGGACTCAGAACATTTTGAGCTTAATAATTCATGAAGGCCACCGTAATGGAACAGAAAATGTGGAGACCATGGACAGAATCCCATGGctggaatacaaaataaaaattaaggatTACGCAGAGCTTCCATTGCCTCGTGTTTTTGCCACCCACCTGCCTTACTACTTAGTTCCAAGAGACCTGAGAAACAAAAGAGGACGT ATTATTTATGTTACCAGGAACCCTAAGGATGTTATGGTTTCTTACTACCACTTCTCCAAATTCATATCCACACTAGAGGAAGTACCAGATTTTAACCTTTTTATGGAGAGATTTTTAGCTGGCAAAG TACTTGCCAGTTCGTGGCTGGATCATGTTGCAGGCTGGTACAGTCATGCAGAAGATTTCAATATACTCTTCCTTAcctatgaagaaatgaaaaag GATCTCAGAAGTGCTGTGCTGAAGATCTGCGACTTCCTAGACAAGAAGCTGAGCGAAGAGGAATTGGACAGTGTTGTGAGACAGGCTACATTTGAGAACATGAGAAAAGATCCCAGGGCAAACTATGAGAACCTGCCAGATGACATCATAGCAAAAGACAAGGGTAGTTTTCTACGAAAAG GCACTATTGGAGACTGGAAAAACATCATGACAGTGGCACAGAGTGAAAGGTTTGACAAAGttcttaaagagaaaatgaagatccTGCCCATCAAATTCATCTGGGATATTAACGATGAAATGTAG